In one Pseudomonas tensinigenes genomic region, the following are encoded:
- a CDS encoding DUF2388 domain-containing protein, translating into MPAFTFSAFKRFTLLALFSFTSDVYAHCDGFCMGRTDTPWEVTQFSGFTLVSLILAPISSSQETTDSHKRVYSAEEQEDARLYLASDGMLQAAYFTSALQRYRLESPDSALNDLAVAALISAQ; encoded by the coding sequence ATGCCCGCGTTTACTTTTTCTGCTTTCAAGCGTTTCACCCTCCTCGCTTTGTTCAGCTTCACTTCCGACGTTTATGCGCATTGCGATGGCTTTTGTATGGGCCGGACCGATACGCCGTGGGAGGTGACGCAGTTTTCCGGCTTCACTTTGGTGTCTTTAATCCTTGCACCTATTTCGTCTAGCCAGGAAACGACCGACAGTCACAAGCGTGTTTACTCTGCTGAAGAACAGGAAGACGCGCGACTCTATCTCGCCAGCGACGGCATGCTGCAGGCCGCGTATTTCACCTCGGCCTTGCAGCGCTATCGCCTGGAGTCGCCGGATTCGGCGCTAAACGATCTCGCCGTTGCGGCGTTGATCAGCGCTCAGTGA
- a CDS encoding undecaprenyl-diphosphate phosphatase has translation MDFWTLFQVLILGAVEGLTEFLPISSTGHQIIVADLLEFGGERAMAFNIIIQLGAILAVVWEFRPKIFEIVKGLPTERNAQRFTLNLLIAFLPAVVLGVLFADAIHEYLFNPITVAVALVVGGIIMLWAEQRSHVISVEHVDDMRWSHALKVGFVQCLAMIPGTSRSGSTIIGGLLFGLSRKAATEFSFFLAMPTMVGAAVYSGYKYRDLFQPNDLPVFALGFVTAFIFAMIAVRGLLKFIANHSYAAFAWYRIAFGLLILATWLFGWVNWTAAAAA, from the coding sequence ATGGATTTCTGGACCCTTTTCCAGGTGTTGATATTAGGTGCGGTAGAAGGCCTGACCGAGTTCTTGCCGATCTCGAGTACCGGCCACCAGATCATCGTCGCCGACCTGCTGGAATTCGGCGGCGAACGCGCCATGGCCTTCAACATCATTATTCAACTGGGTGCCATCCTTGCCGTCGTTTGGGAGTTTCGACCGAAGATCTTCGAAATCGTCAAAGGCCTGCCCACTGAACGTAATGCCCAGCGTTTCACCCTCAACTTGCTGATTGCCTTTCTGCCCGCCGTGGTCCTGGGCGTGTTGTTCGCCGATGCGATCCACGAATACCTGTTCAACCCGATCACCGTCGCCGTGGCACTGGTCGTCGGCGGTATCATCATGTTGTGGGCCGAACAGCGCAGCCATGTGATCAGCGTCGAACACGTCGACGACATGCGCTGGTCTCACGCACTGAAAGTCGGATTCGTACAATGCCTGGCGATGATTCCCGGCACCTCACGTTCCGGCTCGACCATCATCGGCGGTCTGCTCTTCGGCCTGTCGCGCAAAGCCGCCACCGAGTTCTCGTTCTTCCTCGCCATGCCCACCATGGTCGGCGCCGCCGTGTACTCCGGCTACAAATACCGCGACCTGTTCCAGCCAAACGACCTGCCAGTCTTCGCCCTCGGCTTCGTCACTGCCTTCATATTCGCCATGATCGCCGTGCGTGGCTTGCTGAAGTTTATTGCCAACCACAGCTACGCCGCGTTCGCCTGGTACCGGATCGCGTTTGGTTTGTTGATTCTGGCGACGTGGCTGTTTGGCTGGGTCAACTGGACCGCAGCAGCGGCCGCCTGA
- a CDS encoding winged helix-turn-helix domain-containing protein translates to MMLSGNLATRSPRPTNDEPGVLTLGRTRGVAEHFKALVAQHLRTDMALEADAYTSSYQLNEQSGSYRAIFLVIDSPQALEDNLALVENLRSDNLKPIICAVITGRGAFNKIKYYLAGADVCIKLNTLSDDSAELLGEFFNSEEWQRDIDLTLDPTRICLMGTSKKLDISFAEMKILEAFAQTSNHILSHDEIASIMGLNTNFYDPRALEKSISRLRGKIKDMYGTNAIQSIRGYGYRLLRGLISTA, encoded by the coding sequence ATGATGCTCTCAGGGAACTTAGCGACTAGAAGCCCGCGCCCGACAAACGACGAACCTGGTGTTCTTACTCTGGGTCGTACCCGTGGCGTGGCTGAACATTTCAAAGCGCTAGTCGCCCAGCATTTACGCACTGATATGGCGCTCGAAGCCGATGCGTACACTAGTTCATATCAGTTGAATGAACAGTCTGGTTCGTATCGAGCGATATTCCTGGTTATCGACAGCCCACAAGCCCTCGAAGACAATCTTGCGCTGGTCGAGAACCTGCGCAGCGACAACTTGAAGCCGATCATTTGCGCGGTCATCACCGGTCGCGGCGCCTTCAACAAGATCAAATATTATCTGGCTGGCGCGGATGTTTGTATCAAGCTCAATACCCTTTCCGACGATAGCGCCGAGTTGCTGGGCGAGTTCTTCAACAGCGAAGAATGGCAACGCGATATCGATCTGACGCTTGATCCGACCCGTATCTGCCTGATGGGCACCAGCAAGAAACTCGATATCTCGTTTGCCGAAATGAAGATCCTCGAAGCCTTCGCGCAAACCAGCAATCACATTCTGAGCCATGATGAAATCGCCAGCATCATGGGTCTCAACACCAATTTCTACGACCCTCGCGCACTGGAAAAATCAATCAGTCGCTTGCGTGGAAAAATCAAGGACATGTATGGTACAAACGCGATTCAGAGCATTCGCGGCTATGGCTATCGCCTGCTGCGGGGTCTGATATCGACTGCCTGA
- a CDS encoding winged helix-turn-helix domain-containing protein, with amino-acid sequence METSTTLPRKYFVVVTHSTTSQRELESMLSSERFNSFEGVDSPSSAPMVMEFTYPNISRKNVARSIEHDTQRILATLESEWRAAQSANPFQNVPAISAETRNMPPAIEGDMPGNETWHLNPDQGALVKEGVEISLTGLETALVRKMLSHEERVVSRDELILSIGREPEQYRGLEMCLSRLQDKFKSASNGERLFRAVRNRGYCLIQEVVA; translated from the coding sequence ATGGAAACTAGTACAACCCTCCCAAGGAAATATTTTGTTGTCGTGACTCACAGTACAACGTCGCAACGTGAACTGGAGAGCATGCTGTCCAGTGAACGTTTCAATTCGTTTGAAGGGGTGGATTCGCCCTCTTCCGCTCCAATGGTGATGGAGTTCACATATCCAAACATCAGTCGAAAAAATGTTGCGCGCAGTATTGAACACGATACTCAGCGAATATTGGCCACACTTGAGTCCGAATGGCGGGCAGCGCAATCGGCCAATCCCTTCCAGAATGTCCCGGCGATAAGCGCGGAAACCCGCAATATGCCGCCCGCCATTGAAGGTGATATGCCTGGCAATGAAACCTGGCATCTCAACCCTGATCAGGGTGCACTGGTCAAAGAAGGTGTTGAAATCAGCCTGACTGGCCTGGAAACAGCATTGGTCAGGAAAATGCTCAGCCATGAAGAGCGTGTTGTCAGTCGTGACGAGCTGATTCTCAGCATCGGTCGAGAACCGGAACAATATCGCGGCCTGGAAATGTGCCTGAGTCGTCTGCAAGACAAATTCAAAAGCGCCAGTAATGGTGAGCGACTGTTTCGTGCCGTCAGAAATCGCGGTTATTGCCTGATTCAGGAAGTCGTCGCGTAA
- a CDS encoding undecaprenyl-phosphate glucose phosphotransferase, with the protein MDLSLSINRSTGLKGLTFWGQWALAQGFVVTLLFILAEQHTGTVAFYYRMCATLAVLASVPAYTFSGVYRKRDNYLTGLGRLFMGWSMTMAALACIAFVCQADELFSRQVILSWAVYGFLGQAFLYAPLHAFSKYYQRSRKSEHKTLIVGTGELALGLAKKLSQLENLPLVGLVSNGDVSALSSDAPRVVGDQEQLLKLIEAHDIRRLYITLPLCEAAKIEAIYGDLLGANVDVVWVPDLNSLTLLNHSVKVVDGLPAIYLNESPLTSRPTAALSKSLVEKTVAFLAIIALSPILLIIALAVKINSPGPVFFKQDRHGWNGKVIKVWKFRSMRVHDDRDVKQASRNDSRITAVGRFIRRTSLDELPQLFNVLQGHMALVGPRPHAVAHNNYYSGKILAYMARHRIKPGITGLAQISGCRGETDTIDKMQKRVEIDLQYINSWSLWLDLKILVKTPFTLLSKDIY; encoded by the coding sequence ATGGATCTTTCTTTAAGTATCAATCGAAGCACAGGCCTCAAGGGACTGACCTTTTGGGGCCAATGGGCGCTGGCACAAGGCTTTGTGGTGACGCTGTTGTTCATACTCGCTGAGCAGCACACCGGGACGGTCGCGTTCTACTACCGAATGTGTGCAACCCTGGCGGTACTGGCGTCGGTGCCGGCTTATACGTTTAGCGGTGTGTATCGCAAGCGTGACAATTACCTGACCGGCCTCGGTCGGCTGTTCATGGGCTGGTCGATGACCATGGCGGCGTTGGCGTGTATCGCTTTTGTCTGCCAGGCCGATGAGCTGTTTTCACGGCAGGTGATTCTGAGCTGGGCGGTGTATGGCTTCCTCGGTCAGGCATTTCTCTACGCTCCGCTGCATGCGTTTTCCAAGTACTACCAGCGTTCGCGTAAAAGCGAACACAAGACACTGATCGTCGGCACCGGCGAACTGGCGTTGGGTCTGGCGAAGAAGCTCAGCCAACTGGAAAATCTGCCGTTGGTAGGTTTGGTCAGCAATGGCGATGTGTCTGCGCTGAGTTCGGATGCACCGCGCGTTGTCGGCGATCAGGAACAGTTGCTGAAGCTGATAGAGGCGCATGACATCCGTCGCTTGTACATCACCCTGCCGTTGTGTGAAGCCGCGAAAATCGAGGCGATTTATGGTGACTTGCTAGGGGCCAACGTTGATGTGGTGTGGGTGCCGGACTTGAACAGTCTGACCCTGCTCAATCACTCGGTGAAAGTCGTGGACGGTCTGCCGGCGATCTACTTGAACGAGAGCCCGCTGACCAGCCGCCCTACCGCTGCGTTGAGCAAGAGCTTGGTAGAGAAAACCGTGGCGTTTCTGGCGATCATCGCGCTGAGTCCGATCCTGCTGATCATTGCGCTGGCGGTGAAGATCAACTCGCCCGGCCCGGTGTTCTTCAAGCAGGATCGACATGGCTGGAACGGCAAGGTGATCAAGGTCTGGAAGTTCCGCTCGATGCGTGTTCACGATGACCGTGACGTGAAGCAGGCCAGCCGTAATGACTCGCGCATTACCGCAGTCGGTCGCTTTATCCGCCGCACTTCGCTGGATGAGTTGCCGCAACTGTTCAACGTGTTGCAGGGGCATATGGCCCTGGTCGGCCCACGCCCGCACGCCGTCGCGCACAACAACTACTACTCGGGGAAAATCCTCGCGTACATGGCGCGTCACCGGATTAAACCGGGGATCACCGGGTTGGCCCAAATCAGCGGCTGCCGCGGTGAGACAGACACCATCGACAAGATGCAGAAGCGTGTGGAGATTGACCTGCAGTACATCAACAGCTGGTCGTTGTGGCTGGATCTGAAGATCCTGGTGAAGACGCCGTTTACGTTGCTGTCGAAGGATATTTACTGA
- a CDS encoding YjbH domain-containing protein, whose product MKLRFAAVLLLPCGLAHAEPRITQNDFGGTGLLQTPTARMAPAGELSVNANRTDPYSRYSVSLQPLDWLEGSFRYTAITNRPYGSEALSGSQSYKDKAVDVKVRLWQESHWLPDVALGFRDIGGTGLFSSEFFVANKRYDNFDFSAGIAWGYLGNRGDIDNPLGYVSDRFDTRPALEGTGDVNSGSYFRGRPSFFGGVSYQTPWDRLSLKLEFEGNDYKHEPKENEIKQDSPINLGAVFKVTDSVDVSAAWERGNTAMFGVTFHTNFVSRKAPAKTYDPTPEPLPAKAPATAMDQVNWANVSQRLQQNAGYKVERITQRDSELIVYGEQQRYFHSSKAVGRASRILDNSVNDDIDWFTVVNKRYDLPLEETSLPRQTFREVINNEEPLESLHRTTEINPAMPHNEKTLYTEAPQHFSYGVGLGFKQNVGGPDGLLYQLSADADAEYRFNRNTWWSGLLSANLANNFDKFSYDAPSGLPRVRTDLRQYLTTSNTTMPLFQVSHAEQLDKDWYGMVYGGYLESMFAGVGGEVLFRPTGERWSVGADLNWVRQRDFDQGFALRDYSVVTGHVTAYTDLPFDTLAAVSVGRYLAGDWGGTLDISREFFNGVRFGAWATITTAGSAEYGEGSFDKGIYLSIPFDEMMSMSTMRRANLVWAPLTRDGGARLSRSYQLHSMTDSREGDMFYRNFEKITE is encoded by the coding sequence TTGAAGTTACGTTTTGCAGCTGTGTTGTTATTGCCCTGCGGTCTGGCCCATGCCGAGCCGCGCATTACCCAGAATGACTTCGGTGGCACCGGTCTGTTGCAGACGCCAACCGCGCGCATGGCCCCGGCCGGCGAGTTGAGCGTCAACGCCAACCGCACCGATCCGTACAGCCGCTACAGCGTGTCGTTGCAGCCGCTGGACTGGCTTGAAGGCTCGTTTCGCTACACCGCGATCACCAACCGGCCGTACGGCTCGGAGGCCCTCAGCGGTAGTCAAAGCTATAAGGACAAGGCGGTCGACGTCAAAGTCCGGCTGTGGCAGGAAAGTCACTGGCTGCCCGACGTGGCGCTGGGCTTCCGAGATATCGGTGGTACCGGTTTGTTCTCCAGTGAATTTTTCGTCGCCAACAAGCGCTACGACAACTTCGATTTCAGCGCCGGGATTGCCTGGGGTTACCTCGGTAATCGCGGCGATATCGACAACCCGTTGGGCTACGTCAGCGATCGCTTCGATACCCGTCCGGCGCTTGAAGGCACCGGTGACGTCAACTCGGGTTCGTACTTCCGTGGCCGGCCGTCGTTCTTCGGTGGCGTGAGTTACCAGACGCCGTGGGATCGCCTCAGTCTGAAACTCGAATTCGAAGGCAACGACTACAAGCATGAGCCGAAGGAAAACGAGATCAAACAGGACTCGCCGATCAACCTTGGCGCGGTGTTCAAAGTCACCGATTCGGTCGATGTCAGCGCGGCGTGGGAGCGCGGTAATACGGCGATGTTCGGCGTGACCTTTCACACCAATTTCGTCAGCCGCAAGGCACCGGCGAAGACTTACGATCCGACCCCGGAACCGCTGCCGGCGAAGGCACCGGCCACGGCGATGGATCAGGTCAACTGGGCCAACGTCTCGCAGCGTTTGCAGCAGAATGCCGGCTACAAGGTCGAGCGCATTACCCAGCGTGATTCCGAGCTGATCGTCTATGGCGAGCAGCAGCGCTACTTCCATTCGTCGAAGGCAGTCGGACGGGCGAGCCGGATTCTCGACAACAGCGTCAACGACGACATCGACTGGTTCACCGTGGTCAACAAGCGCTACGACTTGCCGCTGGAAGAAACCAGCTTGCCGCGCCAGACCTTCCGCGAAGTGATCAACAACGAAGAGCCACTTGAATCGCTGCACCGCACCACCGAGATCAACCCGGCGATGCCGCACAACGAGAAGACCCTCTACACCGAAGCGCCGCAGCATTTCAGCTATGGTGTGGGGCTGGGCTTCAAGCAGAACGTCGGCGGCCCGGATGGCTTGCTCTATCAATTGAGCGCCGATGCCGACGCCGAATACCGCTTCAACCGCAACACCTGGTGGAGCGGTTTGCTCAGCGCCAACCTGGCCAACAACTTCGACAAATTCAGCTACGATGCGCCGAGCGGTTTGCCGCGTGTGCGCACGGATTTGCGTCAGTACCTAACCACGTCCAACACGACCATGCCGCTGTTCCAGGTCAGTCATGCCGAGCAGTTGGATAAAGACTGGTATGGCATGGTCTATGGCGGTTATCTGGAATCGATGTTTGCCGGTGTCGGCGGTGAAGTGTTGTTCCGCCCGACCGGTGAGCGCTGGTCGGTGGGCGCGGACCTGAACTGGGTGCGTCAGCGCGATTTCGATCAAGGCTTTGCCCTGCGTGATTACTCGGTGGTGACCGGGCATGTCACGGCGTATACCGATTTGCCGTTCGATACATTGGCTGCGGTGAGCGTCGGGCGTTATCTGGCCGGAGACTGGGGCGGCACGCTGGACATCTCGCGCGAGTTTTTCAATGGCGTGCGCTTTGGCGCGTGGGCGACGATCACCACGGCGGGCAGTGCCGAGTATGGCGAAGGTAGTTTCGACAAAGGCATCTACCTGTCGATCCCGTTCGACGAAATGATGAGCATGTCGACCATGCGCCGCGCCAACCTGGTCTGGGCCCCACTGACCCGTGACGGTGGCGCGCGACTGAGCCGCAGCTATCAGCTGCACTCGATGACCGATAGCCGGGAAGGGGACATGTTTTATCGGAATTTCGAGAAGATTACTGAGTAA
- a CDS encoding capsule biosynthesis GfcC family protein: MRLKMLSASLLLVASVSQAAVTVSGDVANPGPVKLPPGGRLLDVISEAVPNAEGYWLAGGLLRQSLIEEQTRLKVGVLFDLEVLQRMSMLFDLPSRAALAQRIAEEVRQMPVTGRQIADLDPVALEVGFARNIRLDDGDRLVYPKRVDEVQVLGAVAEPCHLPYQPLQEAREYLQGCSILADAEADYLWLIQPNGVSRRVGIAHWNRESGQFPVAGSKILVPVKNDDLDPPLPELNQQLAEFIATQLAEVVR, from the coding sequence ATGCGCCTGAAAATGTTGTCGGCGAGCTTGTTGCTGGTCGCGAGTGTGAGTCAGGCGGCCGTCACCGTGTCGGGCGATGTCGCCAATCCCGGGCCGGTCAAGTTGCCACCGGGCGGACGCTTGCTCGATGTGATCAGCGAAGCCGTGCCGAATGCCGAGGGCTATTGGCTGGCGGGCGGCTTGCTGCGGCAGTCGCTGATAGAAGAGCAGACACGGCTGAAGGTTGGCGTGCTGTTCGATCTCGAGGTGCTGCAACGCATGTCGATGCTGTTCGATCTGCCGAGTCGTGCGGCGCTTGCGCAGCGCATTGCCGAAGAAGTGCGGCAGATGCCGGTGACGGGGCGGCAGATCGCCGATCTCGATCCGGTAGCGCTGGAAGTCGGCTTCGCGCGCAACATTCGTCTCGATGACGGCGATCGTCTGGTTTATCCGAAGCGCGTCGATGAAGTACAAGTGCTGGGCGCGGTGGCCGAGCCGTGTCACCTGCCGTATCAGCCGTTGCAGGAGGCCCGTGAATACCTGCAAGGCTGTTCGATTCTGGCCGATGCCGAAGCCGATTACCTGTGGCTGATCCAGCCCAACGGCGTGTCGCGGCGTGTCGGCATCGCCCACTGGAATCGTGAGTCCGGGCAATTCCCGGTGGCCGGCAGCAAGATTCTGGTGCCGGTGAAAAATGATGATCTTGATCCGCCTCTTCCTGAACTGAATCAGCAGTTGGCCGAATTCATTGCCACGCAGCTGGCCGAGGTGGTTCGTTGA
- a CDS encoding YjbF family lipoprotein: MNILKVGLCLMAASLLCGCNPLMSASLNNLKAAVVGPDEVDVSAAEVAGVNYPQLKLTTPSGSGVLALVREREDLQFWVASGKQVLLLRNGLAVRTIGLGLEGDLDGTRLADDAPFKQGLHHVADGFTTRRWIDLYKGQEVGVIVNSRFSRRSEQTLQILDKEYTVLRVDEHIDAPAIGLSATNRYWVDPRDGFILQSEQQLTSQLRVKVVQLTPDRRHLP; this comes from the coding sequence TTGAATATTTTGAAAGTTGGCCTGTGCCTGATGGCGGCCTCGTTGCTGTGCGGCTGTAACCCGCTGATGAGCGCTTCGTTGAACAACCTTAAAGCGGCAGTCGTAGGCCCGGATGAAGTGGACGTGTCGGCGGCCGAAGTGGCCGGGGTCAACTACCCGCAACTGAAACTGACCACGCCTTCCGGCTCCGGCGTGCTGGCGCTGGTGCGCGAGCGCGAAGACCTGCAGTTCTGGGTCGCCTCGGGCAAACAGGTTCTGCTGCTGCGCAATGGCCTCGCCGTGCGCACCATTGGCCTGGGCCTGGAAGGCGATCTCGATGGCACGCGGCTGGCCGATGACGCGCCGTTCAAACAAGGCCTGCATCACGTCGCCGACGGTTTCACCACACGGCGCTGGATCGACCTCTACAAGGGGCAGGAAGTCGGGGTGATCGTTAACAGTCGCTTCTCGCGCCGATCCGAACAGACCCTGCAGATTCTCGACAAGGAATACACCGTGCTGCGTGTCGATGAACACATTGACGCCCCGGCCATTGGCCTGAGCGCGACCAATCGTTACTGGGTCGACCCGCGTGACGGTTTCATCTTGCAGAGCGAGCAGCAACTGACGTCGCAGTTGCGCGTCAAGGTCGTGCAACTGACCCCTGATCGCAGGCACCTGCCGTGA
- a CDS encoding polysaccharide biosynthesis/export family protein — MFSPGQYLSTSDITRQGASESSRVELIPITPKLIAMNRATQKRESLPPELLATPAEYRIGNNDVLYITVWDHPELTAPSGAQQQIDANGRLVRSDGTLYYPFIKEVQATGRTIQQLRSDIEQRLSAFIAEPQVDVAVLRFASQKVVVTGAVTKAGPQAISTNPLSVVEALGSAGIDTNNADLSGLLLTRKGRTYPLNLDSLNQQDSELQNVYLKGGDQLYLPYNDNKRIYVMGEVNQPRALSFKTATMNLTDVLGSVGGLAQTTSNGNAVYVIRGVENLDVEPAKIYQLEAESPTAMALASHFEVRPQDVVYVGPANVTRWNRLISQLVPSASIVGTGASAAKNWSEYSNNSK; from the coding sequence ATGTTTTCCCCCGGTCAATACCTCAGCACCAGTGACATCACCCGCCAGGGTGCCAGCGAAAGCAGCCGGGTCGAGCTGATCCCGATCACGCCAAAGCTGATCGCCATGAACCGCGCCACGCAAAAGCGTGAGTCGCTGCCGCCGGAACTGTTGGCGACCCCGGCCGAATACCGCATCGGCAACAACGATGTTCTGTACATCACCGTGTGGGATCACCCCGAGCTGACGGCGCCATCGGGCGCGCAACAACAGATCGATGCCAACGGCCGACTGGTGCGTTCCGACGGCACGCTCTATTACCCGTTCATCAAGGAAGTCCAGGCCACCGGCCGGACCATCCAGCAACTGCGCTCGGACATCGAACAGCGGCTGTCGGCATTCATCGCCGAGCCGCAGGTGGATGTCGCGGTGTTGCGTTTCGCCAGCCAGAAAGTCGTGGTCACCGGCGCGGTAACCAAGGCCGGCCCGCAAGCGATTTCCACCAATCCGCTGAGCGTGGTCGAAGCCCTTGGCTCGGCCGGCATCGACACCAACAACGCCGATTTGTCCGGGCTGTTGCTGACGCGCAAGGGGCGCACCTATCCGCTCAATCTCGACTCGCTCAATCAGCAGGATTCCGAGTTGCAGAACGTCTACCTCAAGGGCGGCGATCAGCTGTATCTGCCGTACAACGACAACAAGCGCATCTACGTGATGGGCGAGGTCAATCAACCGCGTGCACTGAGTTTCAAGACCGCGACGATGAACCTCACCGACGTGCTCGGATCGGTTGGTGGCCTGGCCCAGACCACCTCCAATGGCAACGCCGTCTATGTCATTCGTGGCGTGGAAAACCTCGATGTCGAACCGGCCAAGATCTATCAGCTGGAAGCCGAATCGCCGACCGCCATGGCGCTCGCTTCGCACTTCGAAGTCCGCCCGCAGGACGTGGTGTATGTCGGGCCTGCCAACGTGACTCGCTGGAACCGCTTGATCAGCCAATTGGTGCCATCGGCATCGATTGTCGGCACTGGCGCTTCCGCTGCGAAGAACTGGAGCGAATACAGTAACAACAGCAAATAA
- the galE gene encoding UDP-glucose 4-epimerase GalE: MKILVTGGAGYIGSHTTLALLEAGYEVVVLDNLCNSSEAALHAVEGICGKSAWMIRGDVCDRLLLDRIFREHNIEAVLHFAGLKAVGESVRKPLEYYETNVSGSINLCQAMAAAGVFRLVFSSSATVYGEPEQMPIREDFPTGNPTNPYGQSKLIVENVLRDLSLAEPRWSIALLRYFNPIGAHHSGDMGEDPNGIPNNLVPYISQVAVGSLQELSIFGNDYPTVDGTGVRDYIHVVDLADGHLKALQSISECTGIHTWNLGTGDGYSVLQVLHAFEQACGQPVPYRMMPRRSGDIAESWADASKAAKELGWKATRNLQDMVTDTWRWQSNHPKGYLE; encoded by the coding sequence ATGAAGATTCTGGTAACGGGTGGTGCCGGCTATATCGGCTCGCATACCACACTTGCATTGCTTGAAGCAGGTTATGAAGTTGTTGTATTGGATAATCTTTGCAACAGCAGTGAAGCCGCGTTGCACGCCGTTGAGGGCATTTGCGGCAAGAGTGCCTGGATGATCCGCGGCGATGTCTGTGACCGGTTACTGCTCGACCGGATTTTCCGCGAGCACAACATTGAAGCGGTGCTGCATTTTGCCGGCCTGAAAGCGGTCGGCGAGAGTGTGCGCAAGCCGCTCGAGTACTACGAGACCAACGTCAGCGGCAGCATCAATCTGTGCCAGGCAATGGCGGCGGCGGGGGTGTTCCGTCTGGTGTTCAGTTCGTCGGCCACGGTGTATGGCGAGCCTGAGCAGATGCCGATCCGCGAGGATTTCCCAACAGGCAATCCGACCAATCCCTACGGCCAGTCCAAGCTCATCGTCGAGAATGTCCTGCGTGATCTGAGCCTGGCCGAGCCGCGCTGGAGCATCGCCTTGCTGCGCTACTTCAACCCGATCGGCGCCCACCATAGCGGCGATATGGGCGAAGACCCCAACGGTATCCCCAATAATCTGGTGCCTTACATCAGCCAAGTCGCGGTCGGCAGCCTGCAAGAGCTGTCGATCTTCGGTAACGATTACCCGACGGTCGACGGCACCGGCGTGCGCGATTACATCCACGTCGTCGATCTGGCGGACGGGCATTTGAAGGCGCTGCAGTCCATTTCCGAATGCACCGGCATTCATACCTGGAACCTCGGCACCGGCGATGGCTACAGTGTGCTGCAGGTGCTCCACGCGTTCGAGCAGGCCTGCGGGCAACCGGTGCCGTATCGCATGATGCCGCGTCGCTCCGGGGATATCGCCGAGAGTTGGGCCGACGCTTCCAAGGCTGCGAAGGAACTTGGCTGGAAAGCCACGCGCAACTTGCAGGACATGGTCACTGACACTTGGCGCTGGCAATCGAATCATCCCAAGGGCTACTTGGAATGA
- the galU gene encoding UTP--glucose-1-phosphate uridylyltransferase GalU produces MIRKCLFPAAGYGTRFLPATKAMPKEMLPIVNKPLIEYAVEEARDAGLQHMAIVTGRGKRALEDHFDISYELEHQIRGTEKEKFLAGTRELIDTCTFSYTRQVEMKGLGHAILSGRPLIGDEPFAVVLADDLCLNLEGDGVLTQMIELYKKFRCSIVAIQEVPADQTHKYGVIAGELMSDGIYRVNNMVEKPAPQDAPSNLAIIGRYILTPDIFDLIADTQPGKGGEIQITDALMKQAQNGCVLAYKFKGLRFDCGDAEGYLQATNFCYENVYLKGR; encoded by the coding sequence ATGATTCGTAAATGTTTGTTCCCCGCTGCCGGCTATGGCACGCGTTTCTTGCCGGCTACCAAAGCCATGCCGAAAGAGATGCTGCCAATCGTCAACAAGCCGTTGATCGAGTACGCCGTTGAAGAAGCGCGGGACGCCGGTCTGCAACACATGGCCATCGTCACCGGTCGCGGCAAGCGTGCGCTGGAAGACCATTTCGACATCAGCTACGAACTCGAACACCAGATCCGTGGTACCGAGAAAGAGAAATTCCTCGCCGGCACCCGCGAGCTGATCGACACCTGCACCTTCTCCTACACCCGTCAGGTGGAAATGAAAGGCCTGGGCCACGCGATTCTCAGCGGTCGTCCGCTGATCGGCGACGAGCCGTTCGCCGTGGTACTGGCCGATGACCTGTGCCTGAACCTCGAAGGTGACGGCGTGCTCACCCAGATGATTGAGCTGTACAAGAAATTCCGCTGCTCGATCGTCGCCATCCAGGAAGTCCCGGCCGACCAGACTCACAAGTACGGCGTGATTGCCGGCGAACTGATGTCCGACGGCATCTATCGGGTCAACAACATGGTGGAAAAACCGGCCCCGCAAGATGCGCCGTCGAACCTGGCGATCATTGGCCGCTACATCCTCACCCCGGACATCTTCGACCTGATCGCCGACACCCAACCGGGCAAGGGCGGCGAGATCCAGATCACCGACGCGCTGATGAAACAGGCGCAGAACGGTTGCGTGCTGGCCTACAAATTCAAAGGCCTGCGCTTTGACTGCGGTGACGCCGAGGGCTATTTGCAGGCGACCAATTTCTGCTACGAAAACGTTTACCTCAAGGGCCGCTGA